In Phaseolus vulgaris cultivar G19833 chromosome 3, P. vulgaris v2.0, whole genome shotgun sequence, the sequence TATATTTAAAGTCAAAGGGaactttaaattaaaagaaagatgattagaaattaaaagaaatttatgAGTAATGTGATATGTgtgatttataaaatattttttttaaataaataaaagtgtaagattgtaaatttatatttgtagttaaaattaaattaaaatagaatatgattaaattgttttatgcataaataaattaaaatttatgcaaaaatattttacaaattttaacacgtattttacataaataaaatttctaaattattaaaatttgtaaataattacAAATCCTAAATTGATAACTTCAATATGTCTCGAATAATCGATGatgttatgtattttttttattgttataaagAGGTTAAAATAGTATTTTGTCAAATATGTAAATGATTTTCATTGTTTTTCTTTACATTTGATTGAGTCATTGAACAATGACATCTCATTTTTTCTCACTCTTATTTCACTGTATATCCGTGAATCCAAACGTGAAATCATTTCGTTTTTCCATCCTAAACACAATGTTAATCTATTTCATTATACATGATgttagttttctttttttttcttcattattttatatttttaaatgtatagTTTTAGtccaatttataatttttacatattttgtttaaaaataaaaaaaatagaaaaaagtgaattttaattttCGTTTTAAAAGTATGAACATGGTCCAATTGATATTTAAGAGAATTTTGCTagcatttaaattttttaaatttattttaatttacaagTTAGTtctttcattattaattttgttaagttaTATTCATCTTCTTAATTAACTGCTACGGTGATTATTTTTGTACTTACTTTTGGTTGATATATTTTATCATATGAAAAGCCTATAAGCAGATATCCTTTGATTTCAcggatgatctaagtcacacaTGCTAAGATATCAGTTGGTGAGAAACTGAAGATGAAGTTCATACACATAATGACCACTTGTAGTCACACGATATAGATGTTTGGACTTACCTTGATTCGATTGAAGTGAATTagatgttagtctctggtaggatcATACTtaacgagtcttccggaagagAATAAGTTTATGCCATCATTGATTGAAATGAGATCAAAAGGGTACTGAAAATTGAAAGGGAATCAAGGTACTTGATTTATGATTAATGGGTCTTCCAGGAGGTGATAGATTCATATGCAATCACTATGATTGGCATGAAATCAAAGGTATCGATGGTTGAAAGGAAATCAAGGTACTGTGAGACAAATGGATATATGTAAAGTTAGTATGATTAAAATGAAATCAAAGTATTATGAATTGAAATGAAATCTAATCATCGTGATTGGAAATAGACCCATGTGGGATTTATATGATTGAAATGGAATTGAATTACCGTGACTGACATTTGTATTTTGTATGACTGTGTTTGAGTGAAAaagaaactaaattaattatgaattacTAATCAAATTAGTtcttttacttatatttttgtatgtcagaactttatttttatagtttACCCTTGTATGTGTTTGTTAATGaatgaactgcgatgactgtattatatatatatatatatatatatatatatatatatatatatatatatatataaaagcaaGATTTAGAGAGgaatataagaaaaattaagAGATAACTCACCACTTTTGTATTCAATATTCTCAAGTTCAATAGACAAGTCCTCAACCTTAGAATTTTATCTTGAGTTTTATAAATTCAAGTGGTGATTGTCCTATTGCACTTATATTTTTTAGGAAAGTGGCACGTTCTTCATCTCTATCCTTTTCCAACTTTTGtattttgttgttcttgtttTATAGTACTTTCTCTTATTCTTTCTTCAACGGTCGAACCATTACAATCATATTTCATACATTTCTAAACAACTTTACCATTTGAATTGGTTGCTTTTGGTTTCTAATGCATGAATTTGattgtttcttcattttaatcCGTGCAAACACATTATAATTCAATTCCAACTAATTAAATCTTGTTTAGACCAAATGTAATTGAGTTTTATTGGTTCAGATTAAATAAAAGTAATGTTTGATAGATCATTCCTTCTAATTCATAAGTTGAACTTTATCAATGAGTATGCTAGTGAAATTTGATTGTGTTGATCAATGGACATAGTGTAGGTTTTAAGACAAATTAGTATAACAACACGTAGAGAAATCTCTCTAGCCTTATCTTTTGAATTGCATTGTATTTATTCAAAACTAATCAAAGGAGAATTTtgttaaaactagtttttggaaaatgttttttttttattttgtgactGTGAATTTGAAGTTGTGTTTGACAATGTTCTTCACATGATACTCttaggattttttatttttgttttgaaatttgtCAAATTAAATTTTCGTTTGatcacttttattttatattaatttgcaaaaaaaattaaaaattttaaatacacaATTGAATCCTTATTTAGTGTGCATTTCATCCGTTttcataaaaaaagtaaataaacaaGCTTCTTAAAAGAGTATAGAACAAGAAATATAAATGCAGgaaatgatagaaaaaaaatgtagaagCCAAGAACAATTAAATAGTACCTAGGTATATGTAGAAAAAATGTAAATGTAAAGAGAGAATTGtgtttgataaattaaaaatatgaaaaaaaaaataaaaaattgagtaATCATGAATACATACCCTCTCTTTCATTTTTAAATGGTGGTGATTACTTGTAGTGACGGGTGGTTGAGATAAATTTTATGATGTTTGTATTAGTGacgattatttttttattcacttattttctttcaattttttggAAGTTACAAACTCAGAAAAAAACCCAATGAAGtacaaaaatagaatataaaaaaaaatattatcttcaaATTGGGAACGTCAAATACAACTAATTTTTTCGCCAACTCTTTCAGACACGCTCAAATGATATATTTGCTCTCTCAGACGTGCGGTTGGAGAAAATGATGTGTTGTAACTGAAAGAAAGATATAAGGTGTAAGAGTGCAGGATGATATTATACtttatttagaattatttaaaaatttaaaaaaaattaaaaccaatGTTTCACTATGGAGGTAGAAAGAGAAAATATGGAGGTGGAGAGATAATTTGCACTAATTTTTCCATTTTCATTTTTGTAATTTCTGCATTACAAAATTACAATACCATGTAACTTTTTAACACCATTACAAAATTAGAAGTAAGAAATCATAATATGGACAAATTGTTCAAGTACCACAAGAAAAAATCCACGCTACATGGTTGTCGAAGGTCAGCTTATCACCTTTTCTTCTCCATATATTGGATAAATAACTTCTCTGTTAACGTTTATTCGTTCTTttacaaacttttataaaaatataaccaACTTGTTGAAACTTTTTTAGTTGATGccatatattcatattttatatattgtcttatttttattacatttcTTTTTAATCAAGTTATTCCTCTTAACACCTTTATAAATTCTAATATTAGTAATTTTATACTTCAtcaatttatctatttattacTAATGGTCTCATCTgatatataaacattttttttttctactggACAAATTTTTTCCATTAATTACAAAACGAAATTTGATTTCACGGTAAACCTAATTTTGACAACAAAAAAACCCAGTTTTTTAGGGTTGTTATTGAATTTACTTTGGCGAATAAAGTGTTAGATACACGAATTGGAAATGTCTCTTCTAAACCTGTCTCAATCCGTTCCGTTGCTAAGCTTAATCActgcaaaataaaaaatcatgttagATATTTATTTGGCATTATTACTTTTATCTTATTACATTAAAACCCTGCTTAAATACTTTTCCCAGTGAATACTCATAAATTTACACAAATGAAATTTTTGAAAGTTCAGAATAGACAAGTTAATTTAagtcataaaattaattttatcctCTTACTTTTTTAACTCTAACAAGTGATTATTGATAAGTTTTAAATAagaacaaataaacaaaaaaggTTGTTAATAAGATACGGAATCATGATGGCCAATGTTTTAAGGGAAAATAAAATTCTCAGCAGCATTCAATAGTATCATTGCAGCATTCAATActttagatttttaaaaattgagatttaaaagaataaatggTGAGATTACAACGGATTCAAGCATTGATGACATGAAAGGATCCTTCCTCTTAAATTACAATTACTTGGCTAAATTGAATCATGGATGGAATAATAAATTAGCAAAATTAAAACTTTCAACACGTGAAGAAGCAAGATAAATCGGATAGAGGTTATGTCTTGTGCAAACCTCATTAATACTTTTCCATAATTTTTCTGAAGAGCTCCTTTGGTGCtgcaaattcaaaataaaatcaaacaaataaaagggtttcaaaatcaattggatcaaTTGAGGTATAAATAGAGCAGGGAAATCCAGTGAAACTCAGttcattaaattttttacattCAGCTTACCTGGCAATCCAGTGAAATTCTCATATTGTCCATATGCTTGCCCCATAAACATTTCCAATCCTGTTACAATAGTGGCTCCTGATTCTTCTGCTTCTTTCAAGAGTCTAGTAATTTTGGGCGTGTATACAGCATCAAAAACTAGGGTATAATATTTCAAAGCATGCTGCAAAAAAAAAGAAGGAATTATTGGATCTCTGGATTTCAATCTCAACTTGTTCATGTTCCATATGATGAAATTGTGTGCCTTTGTACAAGCATAAGAATATTTTTGCCGGCTAGGTCTGTATTTTTTATCAGGTAAAATTCAACTGTCTCTctctttctatatatatatatagatagatagatatccTCAGACTGCATGAATATGTCAAACCAAAAGGCTAAAGTCATAGACAAGACTTAACTAATCATATTGATTCCCTACCAACTTTCCATTAAGAAGGAATTATGCAATGATAAAATAACATGATTTTAGTGAAAACAAGTAATGGAATAAACATTTTCATACACCAACAATCATATTTCATCAAAACAGAAATCCAACTTCATTAGCAAATGGAAGTAGATATGACTGGAATTGATATATCAAATTCAAAACTTCCACTAACAGTATTTCAAGGTCTTAACTGGTATGACACATCTATATTGAAGGAGCAAACCTTAGAAATAGGTGTATCATCAACTTTTGGTTGCATTCCAATTGATGTTGTATTAGCAAGAATCATACTATCCTCCGGATGGTAACTATCTAAATCAGAAAGAGTTAAAGCATCTCCTCCAATTGCATCAGCAAGTTCTCTAGCACGGTCTATATACATGAATAAAACAAACAATACGTATGCCATTAAGTATGATTAAAAAAACCAGGAAATAATGGTTATGATTTCTCAGTAAATGAGtgaaatatacatatatatatatatgtatatatgctTATTAGAGGGACAATAAATATGTGACATATTAATAACTCGATGCTGCTTATAGTACTGATTTGGAAGGTTATCGTATATAAAATGAGAATTTGGGACCATAGAAGACTTTTTTGAAAACCATATTCTCTATTATATTCAAGTAACTAATTGATTATCTCAAAATCTAACGCTCAAGCTagcttatataaaaatattgcaCTCATGAGAATCATAATGAATTGAACGAACAAATCTAGTAGCATGAGTGGAATACAAAATATAGTAGACCAAGAAATTACTACATCACAAAGGAACATTGAAAGGAAAAAGTACTGGTAAACAAATGATGAAAAGTGAAACAGGTTAGACATTATCATTAACAAAATGCAAGTTGTCTTAAACTCGTAATCAAGATATCAGAAGAAATGAaacccaaaacaaacaatcgagaTGTTTCAAACAGCTGTAATTGTACCCAAAAGGGCAAAACCATATAACTTCAACTAaaatggtttttcttttctgaaCCAGAAATGCCTGATTAAGACATTTCTCATCCTTGACACTAATATTAAGAGAATTGATCACATTATTAACAATCTCCTACATGTGGTGCTTTGTGAACAACGTCTAAGAAACTTTAACAATTCAACATGTTTCAAATTTAAGcaagaaaaaaacaaatcaCGAAGCTTACCATAGGTACGGTTAGCAATCACAACCCTTGCTCCTTTCTCTTTTGCACCATAGGCAAGTGCCTTACCAGCACCACCAGCCCCAATAACAACAAACAACTTACCAGCTAATGGTGAAATATTTGTGCTTCCACCATTATGTTTACCTGCCAAGAAATAATTGAAATACACAACATTTTCAGAATAAGAGTTACCAGCAACAATGATAGTAATGTTGCTTAGCTACCAAAGAAGACAACTACCTCGTAAACCATCCTCAATTGCAGAAATAGCACCGACATAATCCGTATTATATCCAATCAATTTTCCGTCAGTTGGTCTTCTAATAATGCAATTCACAGCTCCTATTGACTGTGATCATAAACAATTTGaagaatttagaaaaaaaaaaacggaATCAAATCATTTCCATCATCGATCCAAGATTGCCAATCGTACATTGTAATGCAAAGTACATCAATTACCTTAGCCACTGGATCAACCTCATCACAACACTCAAGTGCCGCCTCCTTGTGAGGAATGGTAACACTGAAATACAAATACTAAAGATCAAATTCAAGTAGTTCTCTTAGAGGTTTACAAGATATTCATAGAAGTGGAACAAAAATAGGAGGCATATATAGGGTTACTTCAGCATTTAAACAAAGGTGATGCATTACATGATATAAAGAAACAACTTCACAACTACTACGTAACTTTTCTTATTTGTATACCCGTAGGTCATGTATACCTGGATTTGAAAGGAGTAGATAC encodes:
- the LOC137806311 gene encoding bifunctional 3-dehydroquinate dehydratase/shikimate dehydrogenase, chloroplastic-like isoform X4, with translation MYDGDENKRLDALRLAMELGADYIDVELQVAHAFYDSIRGKTFNKTKVIVSSHNYQLTPSIEDLGNLVARIQATGADIVKIATTATDITDVARMFQIMVHSQVPFIGLVMGDRGLISRILCAKFGGYLTFGTLESGVVSAPGQPTLQDLLYLYNLRQVAPDTKVYGIIGKPVGHSKSPILFNEVFKSVGYNGVYVFLLVDDLANFLRTYSSTDFVGFSVTIPHKEAALECCDEVDPVAKSIGAVNCIIRRPTDGKLIGYNTDYVGAISAIEDGLRGKHNGGSTNISPLAGKLFVVIGAGGAGKALAYGAKEKGARVVIANRTYDRARELADAIGGDALTLSDLDSYHPEDSMILANTTSIGMQPKVDDTPISKHALKYYTLVFDAVYTPKITRLLKEAEESGATIVTGLEMFMGQAYGQYENFTGLPAPKELFRKIMEKY